The following are encoded in a window of Bacillus sp. SORGH_AS_0510 genomic DNA:
- a CDS encoding FAD-binding oxidoreductase, giving the protein MKNYDVIIVGAGIIGCSISYFLTEKGYSNVLVIDKAGIASDITGICPGGVRQQWGTEINCIMSKASTEFFRNINEFLEPEHEIKFREVGYLYTFHSEEAKRKYAQSVALQNSLGIPTKFLSPLETKEIVPGINESSFIAASFCETDGFADDAYHVTHSFATAAKRKGVQFINDDVERIIVENGVVKGVYCKNRGSITCDKVVNAAGLGSKALAKTADVDLPINFEVRRILYTNRVSERILEPLLISFEMGFAAKQLTDGTIYLSYLGKDLQPPFNMFDFQLRAAEVGTEIFPPLTDLVIHSHVDGTYDSTPDHQAILGCVDGLPGYYQAVGMSGHGFMMSPAVGEAVATIVADQTPKIDVSSLNYRRFKNNQLIFEPSVV; this is encoded by the coding sequence ATGAAAAATTACGATGTCATTATTGTTGGAGCCGGAATCATTGGCTGTTCCATCTCTTATTTTCTCACCGAAAAAGGATATTCAAATGTATTAGTTATTGATAAAGCTGGAATAGCATCAGATATCACCGGGATTTGCCCAGGGGGTGTCAGGCAGCAGTGGGGTACAGAAATTAACTGTATCATGTCTAAAGCATCAACAGAGTTTTTTAGAAATATTAATGAATTTCTTGAGCCAGAGCATGAAATAAAATTTAGAGAAGTTGGATACCTATATACGTTCCATTCCGAAGAGGCAAAAAGGAAATATGCTCAGAGTGTGGCATTACAAAACTCACTTGGAATCCCTACTAAGTTTTTATCCCCTTTAGAAACAAAAGAAATTGTACCAGGTATTAACGAATCAAGTTTCATTGCAGCTTCCTTTTGTGAAACCGATGGGTTCGCAGATGATGCCTATCATGTTACGCATAGCTTTGCGACAGCTGCAAAGCGGAAAGGTGTTCAATTCATAAATGATGATGTGGAGCGAATCATTGTAGAGAATGGCGTGGTTAAGGGAGTTTATTGTAAAAATCGTGGGAGCATTACTTGTGATAAAGTCGTGAATGCGGCTGGATTGGGTTCTAAAGCATTAGCAAAAACTGCTGACGTAGATTTGCCTATTAATTTTGAAGTAAGACGAATTTTATATACCAATCGAGTTTCAGAACGAATTCTTGAGCCCCTGCTTATTTCATTTGAAATGGGGTTTGCAGCCAAACAATTAACCGATGGGACTATTTATTTAAGTTATCTTGGAAAAGACTTGCAGCCACCGTTTAATATGTTTGATTTTCAGTTAAGAGCTGCAGAAGTCGGTACAGAAATTTTTCCGCCTCTTACGGATCTTGTCATCCATTCACATGTTGATGGTACATACGACAGTACTCCGGACCATCAGGCTATTTTGGGTTGTGTAGATGGGTTACCAGGTTATTATCAGGCGGTGGGAATGAGCGGTCATGGGTTTATGATGTCACCTGCGGTTGGGGAGGCTGTAGCTACAATCGTGGCTGACCAAACACCAAAAATTGATGTTTCAAGTTTAAATTATCGGCGATTTAAAAATAACCAGCTGATTTTTGAACCGAGTGTGGTATAG
- a CDS encoding ABC transporter ATP-binding protein, whose amino-acid sequence MAEKLLQVENLKKWFPVEGDKLITKSTSVVKAVDDISFHIDKGETLGLVGESGCGKSTAGRVILRLIEATEGRILIENEDIRALTSKNLKQKRKDMQIVFQDPYASLNPRLKVEQILEEPMSIHLDISKKERKERVKQIMQDVGLNHAYIDRYPHEFSGGQRQRIGIARALAVNPKLIIMDEPVSALDVSVQAQVLNLIQDLQKKYGLTYLFITHNLGVVKHISNRIAVMYLGKIVEIADRDEFFDNAKHPYSKALLSAIPRPDPKLKRQRIILNGDIPSPVNPPEGCRFHTRCPYVMEECMSISPELKDTGNGHWVACHLR is encoded by the coding sequence ATGGCAGAGAAATTGCTACAGGTGGAAAATCTTAAAAAGTGGTTTCCTGTCGAGGGAGATAAGCTAATTACGAAGTCAACGAGCGTTGTAAAGGCAGTGGATGATATAAGCTTTCATATAGATAAAGGTGAAACGCTGGGACTTGTTGGTGAGTCTGGGTGTGGAAAGTCAACTGCAGGCAGGGTAATTCTTCGATTAATCGAGGCAACCGAAGGACGAATTCTAATTGAGAATGAGGACATTCGAGCACTCACATCCAAAAATTTAAAACAAAAAAGAAAGGATATGCAAATTGTATTTCAGGACCCATATGCCTCACTAAATCCTCGCTTAAAGGTAGAGCAAATTCTGGAAGAACCAATGTCTATCCATTTAGACATATCTAAAAAAGAACGAAAAGAAAGAGTTAAGCAAATTATGCAGGATGTAGGATTAAACCATGCCTATATCGATCGGTATCCGCATGAATTTTCTGGCGGCCAGCGGCAAAGAATCGGTATTGCAAGGGCATTAGCTGTAAATCCAAAACTAATTATTATGGATGAACCTGTATCGGCACTTGATGTATCTGTACAAGCACAGGTATTAAATCTTATTCAAGACCTTCAAAAGAAATATGGTTTAACATACTTATTCATCACACATAATCTAGGTGTCGTTAAGCATATTTCAAACCGGATTGCTGTCATGTACCTAGGGAAAATAGTAGAGATCGCGGATCGTGATGAATTTTTCGACAATGCTAAACACCCGTATTCAAAAGCGTTATTGTCTGCCATCCCAAGACCAGACCCCAAATTAAAAAGGCAACGGATTATCTTAAATGGGGATATCCCGAGTCCAGTGAATCCACCTGAAGGCTGCCGGTTCCATACTCGTTGTCCATACGTTATGGAGGAATGCATGTCGATATCTCCAGAACTAAAGGATACAGGAAATGGCCACTGGGTTGCGTGTCATCTTCGTTAA
- a CDS encoding ABC transporter ATP-binding protein, translating to MENLLEVKNLKTYFYQDGKETAAVDGVTFDLKKGETLGIVGESGSGKSVTSLSILQLISKPHGKIIEGEVVFKGKDLVKMGEKEIRKIRGNDISMIFQEPMTSLNPVFTVGNQIMEVLTQHQGLSSKEARAKAIEMLKLVGIPSAEKRAEQYPHQLSGGMRQRVMIAMALACNPDLLIADEPTTALDVTTQAQILELMNDLKDRLNTSILLITHDLGVVAETADKVAVMYLGRIVEYADVESFFESPKHPYSIGLLKSIPNIDGRVERLNPITGQVPHPSEVTQGCRFANRCEYAQSICLQEEPPLIECKDSKIRCWIYSNQWPVGKGDLHGREIATGGKS from the coding sequence ATGGAAAACTTATTGGAGGTCAAGAATTTAAAAACATATTTTTATCAGGATGGCAAGGAAACGGCTGCAGTTGATGGGGTTACTTTTGACTTAAAAAAAGGGGAAACTTTAGGAATAGTGGGGGAGTCGGGAAGTGGTAAGAGTGTTACCTCACTGTCCATTTTACAGCTCATATCTAAGCCTCATGGAAAAATTATTGAGGGTGAAGTAGTTTTTAAAGGAAAAGATCTCGTAAAAATGGGAGAAAAAGAGATTAGAAAAATAAGAGGAAATGATATCTCCATGATTTTTCAGGAACCAATGACATCGTTAAATCCAGTTTTTACGGTTGGTAATCAAATTATGGAGGTTCTTACCCAGCACCAAGGACTTTCGTCTAAAGAAGCAAGAGCTAAGGCAATTGAGATGCTTAAATTAGTGGGAATACCCTCGGCAGAAAAAAGGGCAGAGCAGTATCCTCATCAGTTATCTGGCGGAATGAGACAAAGGGTAATGATTGCAATGGCTTTAGCATGTAACCCTGATTTGCTTATTGCTGATGAACCAACAACGGCACTTGATGTGACAACACAGGCGCAAATATTAGAACTTATGAATGATCTGAAGGATAGGTTGAATACGTCCATTCTATTGATTACTCATGACCTTGGTGTAGTTGCGGAAACAGCCGATAAAGTTGCTGTAATGTACCTTGGCAGGATTGTGGAATATGCCGATGTCGAATCATTCTTCGAATCTCCCAAGCATCCCTATTCTATTGGACTACTCAAGTCCATTCCTAATATTGATGGCAGGGTCGAACGGCTTAATCCAATTACTGGGCAAGTTCCTCATCCTTCTGAAGTAACACAAGGCTGTCGATTTGCAAACAGGTGCGAATATGCACAATCCATTTGCCTGCAGGAGGAACCTCCGCTTATTGAATGCAAAGACAGTAAAATTAGGTGTTGGATCTATTCAAACCAATGGCCAGTTGGAAAGGGGGATTTACATGGCAGAGAAATTGCTACAGGTGGAAAATCTTAA
- a CDS encoding Xaa-Pro peptidase family protein: MNSRIKKLRNLMDNRGLDALFIQSYENRRYFSGFSGSNGYLLITSKYCGLITDQRYTEQAKEQATDFDVITHGIDPFVTIQSVFQDKKISTIGFESESLSVHLFNRLKSLIQKCEWVPLTSELLKIRRIKDDEEIKIIRQSIAISDKAFKDLIPLIKPGMTEREVAVELEYLMGKHGHDGPAFGTIVAADVRAALPHAVPSNNQVKENHLLLIDYGVKYQGYMSDMTRTLWIGIPNEELKRYYHLVHEALERAIEEVKPGMTGHDLDAIAREVFFRERLESYSLRGLGHGVGLQIHENPRIVLQSEEVLEPGMVFTIEPGLYLPGKAGVRVEDVVLVTNNGCEVLTNTPRHIHI; this comes from the coding sequence ATGAACAGTAGGATAAAAAAGCTGCGTAATCTGATGGATAACAGGGGGCTGGATGCCTTGTTTATCCAATCCTATGAAAATAGAAGATATTTTTCAGGTTTTTCTGGAAGCAACGGCTATTTGCTTATTACATCTAAGTATTGCGGCTTGATTACTGATCAAAGATATACGGAACAGGCAAAGGAACAGGCCACTGATTTTGATGTCATCACACATGGAATTGATCCATTTGTAACAATCCAATCTGTTTTTCAGGACAAAAAGATATCGACCATCGGTTTTGAATCAGAATCACTTTCTGTACACCTATTTAATAGACTTAAATCCTTAATCCAGAAATGTGAATGGGTTCCCCTTACAAGTGAACTCCTCAAAATAAGAAGGATCAAGGATGATGAGGAAATTAAAATAATCCGCCAGTCTATTGCTATTTCAGACAAAGCTTTTAAAGATCTAATACCGTTAATAAAACCTGGAATGACTGAAAGGGAAGTCGCAGTAGAATTAGAATATTTGATGGGAAAACACGGGCATGATGGTCCTGCCTTTGGAACAATCGTTGCTGCGGACGTACGTGCCGCACTTCCACATGCGGTTCCTTCAAATAATCAAGTTAAGGAGAATCATCTTCTATTAATCGATTATGGAGTTAAATATCAAGGATATATGTCAGATATGACACGTACGCTCTGGATTGGTATTCCTAATGAGGAATTAAAAAGATATTATCACCTTGTTCATGAAGCTTTAGAACGGGCCATTGAAGAAGTAAAGCCCGGAATGACCGGTCATGATTTAGATGCTATTGCAAGAGAAGTATTTTTTAGGGAGAGGCTAGAGAGTTACAGTTTAAGAGGTCTTGGACATGGTGTAGGATTACAAATTCATGAAAATCCAAGGATTGTCTTGCAATCTGAAGAGGTATTAGAACCGGGAATGGTATTCACCATTGAACCAGGATTATATTTACCTGGAAAAGCGGGTGTTCGGGTGGAGGATGTTGTCCTAGTTACGAACAACGGTTGTGAAGTTCTGACTAATACTCCGAGACATATCCATATCTAA
- a CDS encoding peptide-binding protein, with protein sequence MKKKRSLIGLIFLIFTLLLSACSSESASNTKNQEKNNEPAKEVKEKVGGTVTVAFNSEPGNLNPVIWATTSDTNVTHMIYDSLVIPDKELKMVGSLAESWDVSEDGKSYTFHLKKGVKWHDGVPFTAKDVEFTFTSLADAKYDAGAYWRVDPIVGAAEYKEGKADKVAGIEVIDDNTIKFTTKEPFAPFISGLFIGIVPEHILKDVSPGEWEKHQSNRAPIGTGPFKFVKWETGQYIELEANKDYFGGAPKLDKIIVRFGDANTMLASVLSKDVDITPVPVAETPSVSSLDYAGLVTQTSLSVYYVGFNSKNALFKDVRVRQALAHAIDKKAIVSSILGKYGQVADDIFPSKHWSHNPDLPVYDYDKAKAEALLEEAGYKKNSKGIYAKDGKELSFTMEVPTGTKEREKSAVLLKEMWEKVGVKMEIRSLDFPTLVTKLLPKTKDGKQRAVTKDDYDAYILGFGVEADPDEYRSYFGTAYMPPNGYNFVSYSDPKVDQLLEQQTKEIDLEKRQKLIWEVGKKLAEDEIWIPLYEQVSPFVVNNRVAGFDPDFRGATFNAKDWAIKE encoded by the coding sequence ATGAAGAAAAAGAGAAGTCTTATCGGATTAATTTTCTTAATTTTCACACTATTATTATCTGCTTGTTCATCTGAGAGTGCTTCCAACACAAAGAACCAAGAGAAAAATAACGAGCCAGCAAAAGAAGTAAAGGAAAAAGTAGGGGGCACCGTTACCGTTGCCTTTAATAGTGAACCAGGTAATCTTAACCCTGTCATTTGGGCAACTACCTCAGATACGAATGTCACCCATATGATATATGATTCGCTTGTTATACCAGATAAAGAATTAAAAATGGTTGGTAGTTTAGCAGAAAGTTGGGATGTGTCAGAGGATGGCAAGTCCTATACATTCCATCTTAAAAAAGGCGTGAAATGGCATGATGGGGTGCCATTCACGGCAAAGGATGTTGAATTTACTTTTACATCGTTGGCAGATGCTAAATATGATGCAGGGGCCTATTGGAGAGTCGATCCCATTGTAGGAGCAGCAGAATACAAAGAAGGCAAGGCCGATAAGGTTGCAGGTATTGAGGTCATTGATGACAATACCATTAAATTTACAACGAAAGAACCATTTGCACCATTTATTTCTGGATTATTTATTGGGATTGTTCCGGAACACATTTTAAAGGATGTATCACCTGGTGAATGGGAAAAACACCAGTCAAATCGTGCTCCAATTGGAACGGGTCCTTTTAAATTTGTTAAATGGGAAACTGGACAATATATAGAATTAGAGGCAAACAAAGATTATTTTGGCGGAGCACCTAAGTTAGATAAGATCATTGTTCGTTTTGGGGATGCAAATACAATGTTAGCATCTGTATTAAGTAAGGATGTTGATATTACCCCGGTACCTGTTGCCGAAACTCCTTCTGTGAGTAGTCTTGACTACGCGGGATTAGTTACTCAAACATCGTTAAGTGTGTACTATGTAGGGTTCAATTCAAAAAATGCTCTGTTTAAAGATGTTAGGGTCCGTCAAGCATTAGCACATGCCATTGATAAAAAAGCAATCGTTTCTTCTATTCTTGGTAAATATGGTCAAGTTGCGGATGATATTTTCCCGTCTAAGCATTGGTCACATAATCCTGATCTACCAGTCTACGATTATGATAAGGCTAAGGCCGAGGCCCTGCTGGAAGAAGCCGGTTATAAGAAAAATAGTAAGGGAATTTATGCAAAGGATGGGAAAGAACTCAGCTTTACGATGGAAGTTCCTACCGGTACAAAAGAAAGAGAAAAATCAGCCGTTCTCTTAAAAGAAATGTGGGAGAAAGTTGGCGTAAAAATGGAGATTAGATCGCTTGATTTTCCAACGCTGGTCACAAAACTTTTACCGAAAACAAAGGATGGAAAACAAAGAGCAGTAACAAAGGACGATTATGATGCCTATATCCTTGGTTTTGGTGTTGAAGCGGATCCAGATGAATATAGAAGTTATTTCGGAACTGCGTATATGCCGCCTAACGGATATAATTTCGTCAGCTATTCGGATCCAAAAGTAGACCAATTGTTAGAGCAGCAGACCAAGGAAATTGATTTAGAAAAACGCCAAAAATTAATTTGGGAAGTTGGGAAGAAACTCGCAGAAGATGAAATATGGATTCCATTATATGAGCAGGTATCACCTTTCGTCGTAAATAATAGAGTGGCCGGTTTCGATCCGGATTTTAGAGGAGCTACATTCAATGCTAAAGATTGGGCAATAAAGGAATAA